The genomic region NNNNNNNNNNNNNNNNNNNNNNNNNNNNNNNNNNNNNNNNNNNNNNNNNNNNNNNNNNNNNNNNNNNNNNNNNNNNNNNNNNNNNNNNNNNNNNNNNNNNNNNNNNNNNNNNNNNNNNNNNNNNNNNNNNNNNNNNNNNNNNNNNNNNNNNNNNNNNNNNNNNNNNNNNNNNNNNNNNNNNNNNNNNNNNNNNNNNNNNNNNNNNNNNNNNNNNNNNNNNNNNNNNNNNNNNNNNNNNNNNNNNNNNNNNNNNNNNNNNNNNNNNNNNNNNNNNNNNNNNNNNNNNNNNNNNNNNNNNNNNNNNNNNNNNNNNNNNNNNNNNNNNNNNNNNNNNNNNNNNNNNNNNNNNNNNNNNNNNNNNNNNNNNNNNNNNNNNNNNNNNNNNNNNNNNNNNNNNNNNNNNNNNNNNNNNNNNNNNNNNNNNNNNNNNNNNNNNNNNNNNNNNNNNNNNNNNNNNNNNNNNNNNNNNNNNNNNNNNNNNNNNNNNNNNNNNNNNNNNNNNNNNNNNNNNNNNNNNNNNNNNNNNNNNNNNNNNNNNNNNNNNNNNNNNNNNNATCTTAcactattaaaattattattaataattatttgataactacaaatcacaaaagttccTATCACTCTTAAAAAAAATCACACCTAAAGGACAAAGATCGTACTTTACCCTTCAAAACACGCACTACCTCCACTCACACACACGTCCAGGCAAGGGAGCAAATGAaggaaaaagataaataaaaagaacgAGAGTACAGAGCACcgagaagaagaatgagaaagaACAGGGGAGAAGAACTCGCTGAGGGAGAGAGCccaaggaagaaggagaagacggCGTCGGCAGGGAGAGGAGCCGCCGCCTAGCTGAAGAACGAAGAGTGAAGGATGAGAAGAGAGGGAGGGAGGGCGAGCAGAGAAGAAGAACGACCAGAAGAGAATGGGGAGAGGGTGAGGGCGACGGCGGTGAAATGATCCACTGCCGTCGTCTCctgagagagagaggggaaggaagaagatgaaggagagggagagagcgGCGACGGCTAGCCATTGTCGCGCCGCCATCGAGGCCGCCGTTGAAGATGCTGGAGCTGCCGCTCTGCCGTTTTCCACCCTGCCGTTTATACTGCTCTCCCCTGTTCTGCGACGCCTTGTTCCACCCACGGAGCTGCTGTCAGCAACGTCGTCTTCCGCTGAAGCCGTTTATGGTTCTGCCACCGCCTTGAGCCACTGCTGCTCTGCTGTCCTGTCCGTTCTGCCAGCTGTGAGCGCAACTTCGTCTCCATTTTTTCGTGTTTTGACAAATTGAGGTTGGGGCTGACTTTCTTTAGAATTGATGCTTTTTAAAACTGAATACATTTAAAAGTTTAGTAAAGTACATTGGAGCTGATGGCTGTCTATGGTTTGATTACGCTTACTCTTAATGAGGGTTGATTGGATTAATTTTAATGACTTTTGGTTAAATTTTAGAAATGGAACTGGAATGGTTGGAGGAATTAAAATGGATTAATAGAATTGTGAATGACTGAATAATAGTAACTAAACATTAATTATTAACAACGCCTGAAGTCTCTTGGTAGGTGAATTAGGATTTGGACCCTTGTTTGATAATCTAATGTTTGGAAACTTAACAACTTACACATAgttcataattataaaccaagaaTGTTCATGTCGAAAATCATTTAGGATACGAGAGGTTGAGGAATGATTGAAAAATTATTGGTTTTTGATGAAACTTTAAAAGGTGGATAAGTCTAAGTCTTAGGGAGATTTTTGTCAAAATCTTTTTGagaatttttaataaaaagtGAGTAGAAGATTGTTGACCGAAATAAGTATCCTCATAATAAGTTGAGGTTATGTAGCTACTTTAAGCTTAATGATTCTGGTTGAAGGTTATTTTTGATGGATTTAGTGAGTAAGATCTCTAGCGGCGGATGATTGATGATGGAAATGATAAGTTGGATGTTTGTAAGTTCTTGGGTCATAGGGTAAGTGGGTTATAAGGTTAGAAGTTAATTTAACgaggtaataataataataaagtaaaatCTAAATTGGAGCTATGAAGTGAATAGGACTTGATCTGAAAGTCTAAATTTGGTTTAAGCTTAATTAATGGAATTGAGGATTTAATTTGAGAATCTAGCTAAGTATTTAGGTTTGCTAGTAGCAACTAATAAGGTCAAAAGTAAATTAAGCTTGCTTTGAAGTGATTGGTAATAATGAGGTTAAGTATGAGAGGTTATTAATTTATGTATTAATTGATTTTTCATAACGAAAACATAATCAACTTGCATTAGCATGAGGGTTTGATATAGGAAGTGTGAGTACATGAAGTTGAGATTGAGGCTGAAGATATAAATATGATATTTTAAAAGGGATTAAGTATGTGATATTGGAGACGAGTGCACTTTAGAGAAGATTAGGGCAAGATCATGATTTTGAAGAACTATGGAGTAAAGGTAATATGACTCGCTGGTTATGTTGTAATTCGAGTTTGGATTTTGAAAGTTTGATTTGTTAGTTTTTaaagagaataaaagaaggaTATGGTGGGATTGACATAGGTGAAAGATGATAtaattgattttggttgatgtTAGTGATAGTAGTGATGTTTGAAAGTTGGGTAAAGAATTATGATTATGGATTTATGGTGGCAGACGTGAATCGTCACATGGGCGATAAGATCTCGTGTACGCGATGTCCTATGTGCATGATGTCCTGTGTACGCGGAAAGGAGCTGCATAAACGAGAGGTTGGGAAATGAAGGGAAACACTGGGTAATGTTCCGCTTGCGCGACAAGTGTTAACATATGCGAGGGTATGCTGGCTGGCCGGCATCCTCCGTCCGCAAAGATTGGTTGTTTTTTACAAGTCTATGAAGTCCTAAACCTTAACCTTTAGGCTAGCATCTCATATCAGAGGCCTTTAGAATCGCAAGCCGTAGATAACGACACAAGCCGAACCCCGATAGATGTGTTTTGTGAATTGAATTAGAGAAAATGTGATAATGATTAAGAGATGATTTAGATAACATTTATGATGATAAATGATGTGATGAGATCCGAGAGTGACACTACGATTATGGATGATATGATGAGGCTCTAGAATGGCGTTATCATAATGAGTGAAAGATATTGAGGATGATGGTCTAATACGACGATATGAGATACTATATGATTTTATGTTTAAGAGAAGAGTTGAAGTGGAATTATAAGAGAGTATTAATTTGTGGTTTATAATGGTGAATGCAATTAATGAATTTGGCAAGGACGTGGGTTTTTGTCCCGCTTGCATGATTTCATTTATTGATTAAGGACGTAAGTTTTTGTCTCGCTTTCATGATTTGATTATCGAGTAAGCATGGACGTGGGTTGTTGTCCTGCTTGTATGATGATAGTGATTCTATTACCTGGCAGGGACTTGTGTTCATCTTGGTTGCTTAATGTCCTTGATGTttgatattatatatttttaggaGGTCAATGGATGTCCCTTCCACCTCTAGATTTTGACAAGGGACACGATCACAATGAGGATGGCGATATGTAACACGCACTTGTGGATCAGATAGTCAAACGCCTCATGGGCACGACGATATGTAACGTCCATGAGGATGCTATTTTCAAATGGGACGGCGAGACTTAACGCCCATTTGTAAAGAAGTGTCGGGTTCTAGTGGTAACCAACACTTGGTCAGTGGGTGTGCATGATTGTTTGAGTTTGCCTATGTAATTATCTAATTGCTATATGTACTGTTTGAGATAATTGTAATCTCGTGTTTGATATTGTATGCTTTGCTTGTGTTTGTTCTTTGTTGGTTTAAGGTGTTGGAGCTTGGGGTGGGTTTTGGGTTGGATCTTAGACATGGTACAGGGCGCAATGGCGTCATTTGATCCCTGTAGCCGAGTCCACCTAGTGGGATAAgactttttattgttgttgttgctgttgttgtagtattttgtaataatttttaaaatttaaaatatcataATAGATATAAATAGAGAGAGAATCTTGACTGTGAATGAAATATAGTATCAATAATTTAATTAAAGGTAAATCTGaacatttattaatatataggattatattagactttttaattttgatcAGCACAAGTTAACTTTGTAAAGTACCTCCTTAGGTGCTTTCAACACTACAAATGCAAATACatgacattttttttttaaatttaccaaacacaaagtGAGGTGCTTGTGCTTTGGATAAAAAGTTCCTCTTTGAAAAAACTTTAGCAAACCAGACTCTTGCCCCCTTTAACTAAGTTTAAACCATTAATTGGATTTATTGGGCTAGATTCATAACTTATTCTAATTCAAACTATGTATGTTGATTCCTAACTTGACTTTATTTAATTTGATTGCTTTAAACatttgataatattaattattaGCTTTAAGCGGGGATTTCTTGATAATCAGgaaagaaatcatgaaaaaaaACCTTTTATATGTGAATTGCATTCCATTCTACAATACATATATGATATTATTAATTGTTTTATTCATGCAGAAAGAAGCATGGCTATTCCTATTCCTATACCCGAGTTCTTGCAAGAATATACTGTCAACTTGGTTGCTGAGTATGTAACAAATCACCTAGACTATGTGTGGAATTATGAGAAGAAATTTGACGACCTAAGCAGAGTTGTTAAGGAACTCCAGGAAGAAAGAGACAGGGTGCATGATAAGgctgaggaggaggaagatcGATATGGGAGAGAAATATACAATGATGTTAAAGTGTGGTTAGATCGGATAGATGAAGTGATTTCTGAGTATGAAAAGTTCAAAGAGGAGCACAGAAAAAATGGGGAGTATCCCCTTTCTTTGTCAAATCTGGAGACAAGGCATAGGCGCAGCAAAACAGCCCAAGATATTGAAGAGAAGATTAGAGAACTACAACAGGAAAAGCATGATAGCATATCTCATTGTCAGGGCGCATCTTCCATGGGGTTTGCATTCGCTAATGTTGACTATGAGGCCTTTGATTCAAGAAAAGAAATCACGAGGAATATTACAAGAGCACTTGAAGACTCGCGCGCTAGAGCGATCGGGATTCACGGGCCAGCTGGTGTTGGGAAGACCACTTTGGTAATAGAAGTTGCTAACAAAGCTTGGAAAGACAAGCTATTCAATGTGGTGATCATGGTGAATGTGACAAAAAGTCCTGATATTCGAAAGATTCAAGGGCAGATTGCTGAAATGCTGGGAATGAAGTTGGAAGAGGAAAGTGAGCACGTGAGAGCACTTCGCATACAGAAGAGATtgaagaaagagaaggagaaTGCGCTTATAATCCTTGATGATATGAGTGTGAAAGTAGATTTGGATATGTTGGGCTTGGGGATTGCATCAGAGACTTACAGTGATGACATTGACTGCCAGAAGAATCTCATTGTTCCGGAAGGAAGGAAATCTTCTGCTGCTGACAATTTTCCTCCCAGCAAGAATAAGACCAAACAAAGTCCCAAAGATGGTTCTGCAGAGGAAATAGAGAAAACCTCTGTGGGTTCNNNNNNNNNNNNNNNNNNNNNNNNNNNNNNNNNNNNNNNNNNNNNNNNNNNNNNNNNNNNNNNNNNNNNNNNNNNNNNNNNNNNNNNNNNNNNNNNNNNNNNNNNNNNNNNNNNNNNNNNNNNNNNNNNNNNNNNNNNNNNNNNNNNNNNNNNNNNNNNNNNNNNNNNNNNNNNNNNNNNNNNNNNNNNNNNNNNNNNNNNNNNNNNNNNNNNNNNNNNNNNNNNNNNNNNNNNNNNNNNNNNNNNNNNNNNNNNNNNNNNNNNNNNNNNNNNNNNNNNNNNNNNNNNNNNNNNNNNNNNNNNNNNNNNNNNNNNNNNNNNNNNNNNNNNNNNNNNNNNNNNNNNNNNNNNNNNNNNNNNNNNNNNNNNNNNNNNNNNNNNNNNNNNNNNNNNNNNNNNNNNNNNNNNNNNNNNNNNNNNNNNNNNNNNNNNNNNNNNNNNNNNNNNNNNNNNNNNNNNNNNNNNNNNNNNNNNNNNNNNNNNNNNNNNNNNNNNNNNNNNNNNNNNNAGGTTTTGCTTATTTCTGAGATGAGACAAGTGTTGAGCCAAATGGGTGTGAAGCCAAGCTTAATCTTCTCAGTTAATGTCCTGAGTGACAAGGAAGCCGAGACCTTGTTCAAGAAAAGGGCTGGAATTGTCGACAAAAATTTTGAACTTGGAAAAATAGCAGCTGAGATCACCAAAAAATGTCATGGTTTGCCCATGTCAATAGTTACGACAGCAAAGGCATTGAAAAATCAGAGCCCCTCAGTTTGGGAGGATACTCGTCTGAAGCTTCATAGGCAAAGTCTAACAGGAACACCTGAGTATTCTACAAGGTTGAGTTATAATCTTCTAGAAAATGAGGAGCTCAAGCTTACCTTCTTGCTTTGTGCTAGTATGGGTCATGATGCTTTAATTGCAGACTTGGTGAAACGCTGCATTGGTTTGGGTTTTCTCCAAGACATCTATACAGTAAGGGAGGCCAGAGATAGAGTACAATCGTTGCTTGTGAAGTTAAAACAATCAGGTTTATTGTCTGACAGCTATTCAAGTGATCATTTCTCTATGCAAAATCTTGTTCGCAATGCTGCTTTGTCAATAGCATCCGCGGACAACCATGTGTTCAGATTGACAAAAGGAAAACTAGATGAATGGCCTGATGAGGACAAACTTGAAAAGTACACTGATATTTTCTTACAACATTGTGATTTCATTGAGGAGTTTCCTAGAAGAATAAGATGCCCCAGGGTTAGAGTGTTTCATATTGACAATAATGATCCACATTTGAAAATACCAGATAACTTTTTCCAAGAAATGAAAGAACTCAGAGTGTTGATTTTGACTGGCATCCATCTCTTACCGTTGCCCTCATCAATTGGATACCTAACAAAACTCAGAATGCTCTGTTTGGAGCACTGCAAAATAGATGAGAAAAGTTTGTGCATCATTGGAGAGTTGAAGAATCTAAGAATTCTTAGCTTTTCAGGATCTGAGATTGAAAGCTTGCCTGTTGAGTTGAAGAACTTGTCTAAGCTACAAATCTTTGACATAAGCAATTGCACCAAACTTGGTGGTATTCCGCCCAAGGTAATATCAAGTATGACCAGACTGGAGGAGTTGTATATGAGAAACACTTCAATTCAAtggaagattaatgaagaacaggAAAACCAGAGTGAAATTGCTAGTTTATCTGAGTTGGGGCATCTGAATCAACTATCAAATTTAGACCTTCAAATCCCAAGTGCTGCCCATCTTCCCAAGAATTTGTTCTTTGACAGGCTGCAAAACTACAAGATCATTGTTGGCTCTTCTGAGAGATATTCAAAGCAAGAATTCAAGATGCCAGAAAAGTATGAACTGGTGCGCTTCTTGGCAATACAGCAAAAATATGGCTTTGACATTCATTCTCAGAACGAGATCAAGATGTTGTTTGAAAGAGTTGAAAATCTTCTGTTGGAAAAATTCAATGGCGTTCAAGATCTTTTTTATGAGTTGAATTTAAAAGGATTTCCCTGTCTTAAAGAGTTGTTCATTGTAAGCAATTCTGACATTTGCTCCCTCATCAACCCAAAAGACAGGAAGCGTCCTGAGATGGCTTTCCCTAAATTAGAGTTACTGGATCTCTATAAGCTCAAGAACATGAAGGAGATATGCTCATCATCTTGTGAACTTTCAAAACCTTCCTTTGGTAAActgaaaatcatcaagatcatgCTTTGCAGTGCATTGAAGAATGTCTTTCAAATCTCTCTGGTTGGATTTCTAACCGCACTTGAAACAATTGAAGTTTCTGAATGTAGCTCTTTGAAGGAGATTGTCCACGTAGAGAATACAAGTCAAATTGGAACTCTTGGGTTTCCTGAACTACGTCATTTGTCTCTACGATCTCTGGTTGAATTTGTTGGATTTGATCCCATTTTGCTTGAAGATTCTAGAATACTATTCCACGGAAGGGTGCGTTCAAAGTTCAAACTAACATataaatttgtttttcttctataTTATCTATTCATATTTTACTAATAAAAAATGTTAATTATATGTAAGTCTTAAATTTTTGTGGAAGATAATATatctgccaaaaaaaaaaaaacaaaatcagcAAAAGTCATACGCTAAACCAGTAATTCTTATAGAATATATATTCGAATAtgaaatacatattgaaaatatgTGAAATAACACATGTATACACAAATGCATGATTATTGGTTTTTGGTATACACATAACATTTTTATAATCATACCCTATTTGATTAAACTTAAGAAATATTTATTTTCTAATGTAAATTTATGAATTGAGAAATGCAAAATCACTTAACATTTCTAGAGTTACTGATTGTATTGTTGCTTGGCAGGTTGGAGTTACCAAATTGGAAAGGTTGGAGTTGTCGGCTATCCAAATTGACTGTATATGGAATGATGGCCAAAGCTCTCATTTTGGAAATTTGATACATCTGGACGTGAATAATTGTggcaatttaaaatatttattgtcATTATCTG from Arachis ipaensis cultivar K30076 chromosome B02, Araip1.1, whole genome shotgun sequence harbors:
- the LOC107626888 gene encoding probable disease resistance protein At4g27220; its protein translation is MAIPIPIPEFLQEYTVNLVAEYVTNHLDYVWNYEKKFDDLSRVVKELQEERDRVHDKAEEEEDRYGREIYNDVKVWLDRIDEVISEYEKFKEEHRKNGEYPLSLSNLETRHRRSKTAQDIEEKIRELQQEKHDSISHCQGASSMGFAFANVDYEAFDSRKEITRNITRALEDSRARAIGIHGPAGVGKTTLVIEVANKAWKDKLFNVVIMVNVTKSPDIRKIQGQIAEMLGMKLEEESEHVRALRIQKRLKKEKENALIILDDMSVKVDLDMLGLGIASETYSDDIDCQKNLIVPEGRKSSAADNFPPSKNKTKQSPKDGSAEEIEKTSVGFAYF